Proteins found in one Methanomassiliicoccus sp. genomic segment:
- the heR gene encoding heliorhodopsin HeR translates to MVVEEDKQIEGLRRFNLVTGLAHAVQATLLLAFSNDLALPIQTYFLRYDPTTSTMLPSPETWFYLPIGPTIALFMYLTAASHLLVSTVGYHWYRRNIIRHRNPARWYEYSITSSIMILVIALLCGINDLAALIPLMGINATMNLFGDLMELHNQTTERTDWTSFLYGTFAGVVPWMAIILYYLGAVIPSSDAIPGFVLLIVLSMMAFWIRFPINMILHYKKVGNWKDYLYGEKGYIILSLVSKSALAWQMWFGLLRGG, encoded by the coding sequence ATGGTGGTGGAAGAGGACAAACAGATTGAAGGGCTTCGTCGTTTCAACCTGGTCACCGGCCTGGCGCATGCGGTCCAGGCGACACTCTTACTGGCCTTCAGTAATGATCTGGCGCTGCCGATCCAGACCTATTTTCTGAGATATGATCCAACGACTTCGACGATGCTGCCGAGCCCGGAGACCTGGTTCTATCTGCCCATCGGTCCAACCATCGCCCTGTTCATGTATCTGACCGCCGCATCGCACCTACTGGTGTCCACTGTCGGATATCACTGGTATCGCCGGAACATCATCAGGCATCGCAACCCCGCCCGATGGTACGAGTACTCCATCACATCGTCGATCATGATCCTGGTCATCGCGCTGTTGTGTGGCATCAACGACTTAGCGGCGCTCATTCCCCTAATGGGCATCAACGCCACTATGAACCTGTTCGGCGATCTGATGGAACTTCACAACCAGACGACGGAACGGACCGACTGGACCTCCTTTCTGTACGGTACCTTCGCCGGGGTGGTCCCCTGGATGGCAATCATCCTGTACTACCTGGGAGCGGTGATACCCTCCTCGGACGCCATCCCTGGGTTCGTGCTCCTTATCGTCCTCTCAATGATGGCGTTCTGGATTCGCTTTCCCATCAACATGATACTGCACTATAAGAAGGTGGGAAACTGGAAAGATTACTTGTACGGCGAGAAGGGGTACATCATATTGAGCCTGGTCTCCAAGAGCGCGCTGGCCTGGCAGATGTGGTTCGGCCTACTGAGAGGGGGATAA